From Eleftheria terrae, the proteins below share one genomic window:
- a CDS encoding PA0069 family radical SAM protein, with amino-acid sequence MVSDLHPPAAALKGRGTALRIAHRFEKAEREGFDDGWGTLEQAASEEQLPPTTFVIEERVRSLLSANDSPDIPFELSINPYRGCEHGCIYCYARPTHSYLNLSPGLDFETRIVAKVNAAERLEAELARPSYRPSAINIGSATDAYQPVERKLRLTRAVLEVLAGCSHPFTIISKSSGVERDLDLIAPAAQAGRAWVSISITTLDPALCRVLEPRAASPLRRFQTVRRLAEAGVPVGVNIAPVIPFINEPEIERLVEAAAEAGAGSIHYTVLRLPWEVNPLFQQWLTQHFPDRAERVMARVREMHGGQDYKADFASRMKGAGLWAGLIRQRIEKAVARHGLTRTIRPLDLSAFKPPQRGGQGVLF; translated from the coding sequence ATGGTGTCCGACCTTCATCCGCCCGCCGCCGCCCTGAAGGGGCGAGGCACGGCCTTGCGCATCGCGCACCGCTTTGAAAAGGCGGAGCGGGAGGGCTTCGACGACGGCTGGGGCACGCTGGAGCAGGCCGCGAGCGAAGAGCAACTGCCGCCCACCACGTTCGTGATCGAGGAACGGGTTCGGTCGCTGCTGTCCGCCAACGACTCACCGGACATTCCCTTCGAGCTGTCCATCAATCCCTACCGTGGCTGCGAGCATGGCTGCATCTACTGCTATGCCCGCCCCACCCACAGCTACCTCAATCTCTCGCCGGGGCTGGATTTCGAGACCCGCATCGTCGCCAAGGTCAACGCGGCGGAGCGGCTGGAGGCCGAGCTGGCGCGGCCGTCCTACCGGCCGTCAGCGATCAACATCGGCTCCGCGACCGACGCCTATCAGCCCGTCGAACGCAAGCTGCGCCTGACGCGAGCCGTGCTGGAGGTGCTGGCGGGCTGCAGTCATCCGTTCACCATCATCTCCAAATCCTCGGGCGTCGAGCGCGACCTGGACCTCATCGCCCCTGCCGCGCAGGCGGGCCGGGCCTGGGTCTCGATCAGCATCACCACGCTGGACCCGGCGCTGTGCCGGGTGTTGGAGCCGCGTGCCGCATCGCCGCTGCGCCGCTTCCAGACCGTGCGGCGGCTGGCCGAGGCCGGCGTGCCGGTGGGAGTCAACATTGCGCCGGTCATTCCCTTCATCAACGAGCCCGAGATCGAACGCCTGGTGGAAGCCGCTGCGGAGGCCGGCGCCGGCTCCATCCACTACACCGTGCTGCGCCTGCCCTGGGAGGTGAACCCGCTCTTCCAGCAGTGGCTGACGCAGCATTTCCCCGACCGGGCCGAGCGCGTGATGGCGCGCGTGCGTGAGATGCACGGCGGGCAGGACTACAAGGCCGATTTTGCGTCGCGCATGAAAGGCGCCGGATTGTGGGCCGGGCTGATTCGCCAGCGTATCGAAAAGGCGGTGGCCCGCCATGGCTTGACGCGCACGATCCGGCCGCTGGATCTCTCGGCCTTCAAACCGCCGCAGCGGGGCGGGCAAGGGGTGCTGTTCTGA
- a CDS encoding YdeI/OmpD-associated family protein, giving the protein MNPAASSLTRALHPMPGFVEDALELRGLMAAYQARPPYQRNDYLGWILRAKTDDAQLRRLEQMLAELEHGALYMKMRWRPRAPAAKKKR; this is encoded by the coding sequence ATGAATCCCGCCGCCTCGTCGCTCACCCGTGCCCTGCACCCCATGCCTGGCTTCGTGGAAGATGCGCTGGAGTTGCGCGGCCTGATGGCCGCCTACCAGGCGCGTCCGCCCTATCAGCGAAACGACTACCTCGGATGGATCCTGCGGGCCAAGACCGACGACGCCCAGCTTCGGCGACTCGAGCAAATGCTCGCGGAACTGGAGCATGGCGCGCTCTACATGAAGATGCGATGGCGCCCGCGCGCACCGGCCGCGAAGAAGAAGCGGTGA
- a CDS encoding electron transfer flavoprotein subunit beta/FixA family protein, giving the protein MKALVPVKRVVDYNVKVRVKSDGTGVDVANVKMSMNPFDEIAVEEATRLKEKGALTEVVAVSCGVAQCQETLRTAMAIGADRGILVETAEELQPLAVAKLLKALVEKEKPDLIILGKQAIDDDCNQTGQMLAALLDLPQATFASKVEVADGHAVVTREVDGGLETIKLKLPAVITTDLRLNEPRYVTLPNIMKAKKKQLDTVKPADLGVDVAPRIKTLKVSEPPKRGAGVKVPDVATLVAKLKNEAKVI; this is encoded by the coding sequence ATGAAGGCACTGGTTCCGGTCAAGCGCGTCGTGGACTACAACGTGAAGGTTCGCGTGAAGTCCGACGGCACTGGGGTGGACGTCGCCAACGTCAAGATGAGCATGAACCCCTTCGACGAGATCGCCGTCGAAGAGGCGACCCGCCTGAAGGAAAAGGGCGCCCTGACCGAAGTGGTGGCTGTGTCCTGCGGTGTGGCGCAGTGCCAGGAAACGCTGCGCACGGCGATGGCCATCGGTGCCGACCGCGGCATCCTGGTCGAGACCGCCGAGGAGCTGCAGCCGCTGGCCGTGGCCAAGCTGCTGAAGGCGCTGGTCGAGAAGGAAAAGCCCGACCTGATCATCCTCGGCAAGCAGGCCATCGACGATGACTGCAACCAGACCGGCCAGATGCTGGCTGCGCTGCTGGACCTGCCCCAGGCCACCTTCGCCTCGAAGGTGGAAGTGGCCGACGGCCATGCCGTGGTCACCCGCGAGGTCGACGGCGGCCTGGAGACGATCAAGCTCAAGCTGCCCGCGGTCATCACCACCGACCTGCGCCTGAACGAGCCGCGCTACGTCACGCTGCCCAACATCATGAAGGCGAAGAAGAAGCAGCTCGACACGGTGAAGCCGGCCGACCTCGGCGTTGACGTGGCCCCGCGCATCAAGACGCTGAAGGTCTCCGAGCCGCCCAAGCGCGGTGCCGGCGTGAAGGTGCCCGACGTCGCGACCCTGGTCGCGAAGCTGAAGAACGAAGCCAAGGTGATCTGA
- a CDS encoding MFS transporter — protein MLSLAVATLWHHRRHPAPAGKETRTMPWFPQSALNDGVRKREVFGWAMYDFANSGYTTVVLTAVFNAYFVAVVAGNAQWATLAWTASLAASCLIVMLTMPTLGAWADLRAAKKRLLAFTTAGCVATTLALALAGRGDVGWAVVAVILSNCFYAYGESLIASFLPELARADALGRVSGWGWSFGYFGGMLALGLSLAYVLWAQGQGQPATEFVPVTLVITAVVYGLAALATFALLKERAVAQAAPTGAVGMAASLRQLAQTLRHARRYRDFSWLLACTASYQAGIAVVIALAAVYAEQVLGFQQTDTMALVFGVNIASAVGAFGFGYLQDRAGHKRALALTLLGWIVMTALAVAATSAPLFWVAAVIAGLCMGASQSAGRALAGVFAPPARLAEFYGLWTFAVRLAALIGPVTYGLVSWASGGNHRLAFGATALFFLAGLALLRPVDVARGRAAALAA, from the coding sequence ATGTTGTCCCTGGCCGTCGCGACCCTCTGGCATCATCGCCGCCACCCGGCCCCGGCCGGCAAGGAGACGAGAACGATGCCCTGGTTCCCTCAATCGGCCCTCAACGATGGCGTGCGCAAGCGCGAGGTGTTCGGCTGGGCGATGTACGACTTCGCCAACTCCGGCTACACCACGGTGGTGCTCACGGCGGTGTTCAACGCCTACTTCGTCGCCGTGGTGGCCGGCAACGCGCAGTGGGCCACGCTGGCCTGGACGGCGTCGCTCGCGGCCTCCTGCCTGATCGTGATGCTCACCATGCCGACGCTCGGCGCCTGGGCGGACCTGCGCGCGGCCAAGAAGCGCCTGCTGGCCTTCACCACCGCGGGCTGCGTGGCCACTACGCTGGCGCTCGCGCTGGCAGGGCGGGGCGATGTCGGCTGGGCCGTGGTGGCCGTCATCCTGTCCAACTGCTTCTATGCCTATGGCGAGTCGCTGATCGCCTCCTTCCTGCCGGAGCTGGCGCGGGCCGATGCGCTCGGCCGCGTGTCGGGTTGGGGCTGGAGCTTCGGCTACTTCGGCGGCATGCTCGCGCTCGGCCTCAGCCTGGCCTACGTGCTCTGGGCCCAGGGGCAAGGCCAGCCGGCCACCGAGTTCGTGCCGGTGACCCTGGTCATCACCGCGGTGGTGTACGGCCTGGCTGCGCTGGCCACCTTCGCCCTGTTAAAGGAGCGGGCGGTGGCGCAGGCGGCGCCGACAGGCGCTGTCGGCATGGCCGCCTCGCTGCGGCAGCTGGCCCAGACGCTGCGCCATGCCCGCCGCTACCGCGACTTCAGCTGGCTGCTGGCCTGCACGGCCAGCTACCAGGCCGGCATTGCGGTGGTCATTGCATTGGCGGCCGTCTATGCCGAGCAGGTGCTGGGATTCCAGCAGACCGACACCATGGCGCTGGTCTTCGGCGTCAACATCGCCTCGGCCGTGGGGGCCTTCGGCTTCGGTTACCTGCAGGACCGAGCCGGGCACAAGCGCGCGCTGGCCCTGACACTGCTGGGCTGGATCGTCATGACCGCACTGGCGGTGGCCGCCACCTCGGCGCCACTGTTCTGGGTGGCCGCCGTGATCGCCGGCCTGTGCATGGGTGCCAGCCAGTCCGCCGGGCGGGCGCTGGCCGGCGTGTTCGCGCCACCCGCGCGGCTGGCGGAGTTCTATGGCCTGTGGACCTTCGCGGTGCGGCTCGCGGCGCTGATCGGCCCGGTCACCTACGGGCTGGTGTCCTGGGCCAGCGGCGGCAACCACCGATTGGCATTTGGCGCCACGGCGCTGTTCTTCCTGGCCGGCCTGGCGCTGCTCAGGCCGGTGGACGTGGCACGCGGTCGCGCCGCGGCGCTCGCCGCCTGA
- a CDS encoding PEP-CTERM sorting domain-containing protein, with translation MAALALAAPAALAPVQAADRTWSGGAGPDAPYWDLESNWLDGPPLDSSDHAWLQRWDSWLRQGSFRAASVSGSGRLTMSGGMLSLGGGSSRLGHLDLRGGELTASAASTLTLDRLSWTDGQLGSSALPAPPARLKVVVNGRAELGGTSRLRGGSSLDLELNGTTIWTGSSLQPLYSSSLRIGARGTFHDAASPHRFRGLDTAFSSLTNDGHYLKTGAHRTTIATDWYAFQNHGTLTVREGQLQIDRYPNGSFSSNGTIHVDGGTFTIERDKNDMPSLIDGKVTVHRGALHVGRVLGSARWQIGAGGLASMSIGNTFAGTIRNQGTLQLSGAVFDVARLDSTRGRLEVVGGNMLNVRGNLNVAGLRIAESLPQPSSEPIYSVLTLDGALTVGDLDWQDGRLDVTGPVRVRGHARLRDGAGHDPDGERDYFYGKRIDTTMEFLGRVDWEGNLANVDGRGTIVIAPGALFSDQNDNGTSVGPDGERVSRIQVARMEMNGRYLKTGVAATEIGGVFNNRGKVQVTNGSGRLRFTGALDNAGQLEAVRSRIQVDGSLKQWDAESRRLTGGYIARDGTIALNLGQQGGLPALIGDNGGTIVLDGRGAELASLVQGQARNALQALVVNSGEIRLQHRASLATQGSLTNRGVLRLEDGDTLWEVKGDSRDPKRGYLQQGADSATWVDGTLDARRLEFEQGRLGAGGEQTVGTARLRGDVSLGDHSLLDVDIASLGRHDRLLIDGTVSFGGSLQVDFLGTPVLGSYKVVDGWRLGLGTFEHVWSNLDSALYRLDVSYGHDGLTLTVASASPVPEPGSWALMGLGLAAMVRAGRRRRRLGCGRAPCLMPALGAAGEHLCTGAVHACTVA, from the coding sequence TTGGCGGCCCTTGCCCTCGCGGCCCCTGCCGCCCTCGCCCCGGTCCAGGCGGCCGACCGGACGTGGAGCGGTGGCGCCGGACCTGACGCCCCGTACTGGGATCTTGAATCCAACTGGCTCGATGGCCCGCCGCTGGACAGCAGCGACCATGCCTGGCTGCAGCGGTGGGATTCCTGGCTGCGCCAGGGCAGCTTCAGGGCGGCTTCGGTGAGCGGCAGCGGTCGGCTCACCATGAGCGGCGGCATGTTGAGCCTGGGCGGCGGATCCTCCCGCCTCGGCCATCTGGACCTGCGCGGCGGCGAGTTGACGGCCAGTGCCGCCAGCACGCTTACCCTCGACCGACTGAGCTGGACCGACGGCCAGCTCGGCAGCTCCGCCCTGCCCGCGCCACCGGCCCGGCTGAAGGTGGTCGTGAACGGTCGAGCCGAACTCGGCGGCACGTCGCGGCTGCGGGGAGGCAGCAGCCTGGACCTGGAGCTCAACGGCACCACCATCTGGACCGGCAGCTCCCTGCAGCCCCTGTACTCGTCCAGCCTGCGTATCGGCGCCCGCGGCACCTTTCATGACGCAGCCTCGCCACACCGCTTTCGCGGCCTAGACACCGCCTTCTCCAGCCTGACGAACGATGGGCACTACCTGAAGACCGGGGCGCATCGAACCACCATCGCGACCGACTGGTATGCCTTTCAGAACCACGGCACGCTGACGGTCAGGGAAGGCCAGTTGCAGATCGACCGGTATCCCAACGGCAGCTTCTCCAGCAACGGCACGATCCATGTCGACGGCGGCACGTTCACGATCGAACGCGACAAGAACGACATGCCCAGCCTGATCGACGGCAAGGTCACGGTCCATCGTGGCGCCCTGCATGTCGGCCGGGTGCTGGGCTCGGCACGCTGGCAGATCGGCGCTGGCGGCCTTGCGTCGATGAGCATCGGCAACACCTTCGCAGGCACCATCCGCAACCAGGGTACGCTGCAACTGAGCGGAGCCGTGTTCGACGTGGCGCGCCTGGACAGCACGCGCGGCCGCCTGGAGGTGGTGGGCGGGAACATGTTGAATGTCAGGGGCAACCTGAACGTGGCCGGGTTGCGTATTGCGGAATCGCTGCCACAACCCAGCTCCGAGCCCATCTACAGCGTGTTGACGCTGGACGGCGCGCTGACGGTCGGCGACCTGGACTGGCAGGACGGCAGGCTCGACGTCACCGGCCCGGTACGCGTGCGCGGCCACGCGCGGCTGCGCGATGGGGCGGGCCATGACCCCGATGGCGAGCGCGACTACTTCTACGGCAAGCGCATCGACACCACCATGGAATTCCTGGGCCGGGTCGACTGGGAGGGCAATCTGGCGAACGTCGATGGCCGCGGCACCATCGTCATTGCGCCGGGCGCCCTGTTCTCGGACCAGAACGACAACGGCACGTCGGTCGGCCCCGATGGCGAGCGCGTCAGCCGGATTCAGGTGGCGCGCATGGAGATGAACGGCCGCTACCTGAAGACCGGCGTCGCCGCCACCGAGATCGGAGGCGTTTTTAACAACCGGGGGAAGGTGCAGGTCACCAATGGCAGCGGCCGGCTGCGCTTCACGGGGGCGCTGGACAACGCCGGCCAGCTCGAAGCGGTGCGGTCGCGCATCCAGGTCGATGGCTCGCTGAAGCAGTGGGACGCCGAGTCAAGACGGCTCACCGGCGGCTACATCGCTCGCGACGGCACCATCGCGCTCAACCTCGGCCAGCAGGGCGGGCTGCCCGCGCTCATCGGGGACAACGGGGGCACCATCGTGCTGGACGGGCGCGGCGCCGAGCTGGCCAGCCTGGTCCAAGGGCAGGCGAGGAACGCCTTGCAGGCGCTGGTCGTCAACAGCGGCGAGATCCGCCTGCAACACCGTGCCAGCCTGGCCACGCAAGGCTCGTTGACGAACCGGGGGGTGCTGCGCCTGGAAGACGGCGACACGCTCTGGGAGGTGAAAGGCGACAGCCGGGACCCGAAGCGCGGCTACCTTCAGCAAGGCGCCGACAGCGCCACCTGGGTGGACGGCACGCTGGACGCCCGGCGGCTGGAGTTCGAGCAGGGCCGGCTGGGGGCCGGCGGCGAGCAGACGGTGGGCACGGCGCGCCTTCGCGGTGACGTCAGCTTGGGCGACCACAGCCTGCTGGACGTCGACATCGCCAGCCTGGGCCGCCATGACCGCCTCCTGATCGACGGCACGGTCAGCTTCGGGGGCAGCTTGCAGGTCGATTTCCTCGGCACGCCGGTGCTGGGCAGCTACAAGGTGGTGGACGGCTGGCGCCTGGGCTTGGGCACCTTCGAGCATGTGTGGAGCAACCTCGACAGCGCCTTGTACCGGCTCGACGTGAGCTATGGCCATGATGGGCTGACGCTCACCGTGGCGTCTGCCAGCCCGGTGCCGGAGCCGGGTAGCTGGGCCTTGATGGGGCTGGGGCTCGCTGCCATGGTGAGGGCCGGCCGGCGTCGCAGGCGGCTGGGATGCGGCCGTGCCCCGTGCTTGATGCCCGCCCTGGGGGCGGCCGGTGAGCACCTCTGCACGGGCGCCGTGCACGCTTGCACTGTTGCCTAG
- the murI gene encoding glutamate racemase, translated as MSTSSVPPPLVGVFDSGVGGLSVLRALHRHLPGAALLYVADSGHAPYGERDPAYVVHRACYITEFLRGRGARVVVVACNTATVAAIHQLRERWPDTAFVGVEPGLKPAVALSRNGRVGVVATAATLQSAKFQALLSTYREQSQVHLQPCPGLAHAIEQGELESAQVRELVQRYCAPLRAAGVDTVVLGCTHYPFVAPLFAAELGAGVQLIDTAEPVARQTVTQVLKTHGDLPAASAPGLVQACTSGDPAVLQRIAGHWLDFPVAVTALPG; from the coding sequence ATGTCCACCTCTTCCGTTCCCCCGCCGCTGGTCGGCGTTTTCGATTCCGGCGTCGGCGGCCTTTCGGTGCTGCGCGCCCTGCACCGCCACCTGCCGGGCGCCGCCCTGCTCTACGTCGCCGATTCGGGCCATGCGCCGTATGGCGAGCGCGACCCGGCCTACGTGGTGCACCGCGCCTGCTACATCACCGAATTCCTGCGCGGGCGTGGAGCGCGGGTGGTGGTGGTGGCCTGCAACACCGCCACGGTGGCGGCCATCCACCAGCTTCGGGAACGCTGGCCCGACACCGCCTTCGTCGGCGTGGAGCCGGGGCTCAAGCCCGCGGTCGCGCTGAGCCGCAACGGCAGGGTCGGTGTGGTGGCCACCGCCGCCACGCTGCAGAGCGCCAAGTTCCAGGCGCTGCTGTCCACCTACCGCGAGCAGTCGCAGGTGCATCTGCAGCCCTGTCCGGGGCTGGCGCACGCCATCGAGCAAGGCGAGCTGGAGTCGGCCCAGGTGCGCGAGCTGGTGCAGCGCTATTGCGCCCCGCTGCGAGCCGCCGGGGTGGACACGGTGGTGCTGGGCTGCACGCACTATCCCTTCGTGGCCCCGTTGTTCGCGGCCGAGCTGGGCGCGGGCGTCCAGCTGATCGACACGGCCGAGCCCGTCGCACGGCAGACCGTCACCCAGGTCTTGAAGACGCATGGCGACCTGCCGGCCGCCAGCGCGCCCGGGCTGGTGCAGGCCTGCACCAGCGGTGACCCGGCCGTGCTGCAGCGCATCGCCGGCCACTGGCTCGACTTTCCGGTGGCGGTGACCGCCCTGCCCGGCTGA
- a CDS encoding electron transfer flavoprotein subunit alpha/FixB family protein gives MTALVIAEHDNNSLKGATFNTVTAAAQCGGEVHVLVAGANAAAAAQAAAQIAGVSKVLHADGAPLAEGLAENVAAQVLAVAGNYSHILFPSTAAGKNVAPRVAAKLDVAQISDITKVDSPDTFERPIYAGNAIATVQSADKVKVITVRTTGFDAAAASGGSAAVESIAAVGDAGTSAFVGREVTKSDRPELTGAKIIVSGGRALGSSDKFTELLTPLADKLGAALGASRAAVDAGYAPNDWQVGQTGKIVAPQLYIAAGISGAIQHLAGMKDSKVIVAINKDPEAPIFSVADYGLEADIFTAVPELVKAL, from the coding sequence ATGACTGCACTCGTTATTGCTGAACACGACAACAACTCCCTCAAGGGCGCCACCTTCAACACCGTGACCGCAGCCGCGCAGTGCGGCGGCGAGGTGCACGTGCTGGTGGCCGGTGCCAATGCCGCTGCCGCGGCCCAGGCCGCCGCGCAGATCGCCGGCGTGTCCAAGGTGCTGCATGCCGACGGCGCGCCGCTGGCCGAAGGCCTGGCCGAGAACGTCGCCGCCCAGGTGCTGGCGGTGGCCGGCAACTACAGCCACATCCTGTTCCCCTCCACCGCGGCCGGCAAGAACGTGGCCCCGCGCGTGGCGGCCAAGCTCGATGTAGCGCAGATCTCCGACATCACCAAGGTCGACAGCCCGGACACCTTCGAGCGCCCGATCTACGCCGGCAATGCCATCGCCACGGTGCAGAGCGCCGACAAGGTGAAGGTCATCACCGTGCGCACGACCGGCTTCGACGCGGCGGCAGCCAGCGGCGGCTCGGCCGCCGTGGAGTCCATCGCGGCGGTGGGCGATGCGGGCACCTCGGCCTTCGTCGGCCGTGAAGTGACCAAGAGCGACCGCCCCGAGCTGACCGGCGCCAAGATCATCGTCTCCGGCGGCCGTGCGCTCGGCTCCAGCGACAAGTTCACCGAACTGCTGACCCCGCTGGCCGACAAGCTGGGCGCCGCCCTCGGCGCCAGCCGTGCCGCGGTCGATGCTGGCTATGCGCCGAACGACTGGCAGGTGGGCCAGACCGGCAAGATCGTCGCGCCGCAGCTGTACATCGCGGCCGGCATCTCGGGCGCCATCCAGCACCTGGCCGGCATGAAGGATTCGAAGGTGATCGTCGCGATCAACAAGGATCCCGAAGCGCCGATCTTCAGCGTGGCCGACTACGGCCTGGAGGCCGACATCTTCACGGCCGTGCCGGAACTCGTCAAAGCGCTGTAA
- a CDS encoding NAD(P)H-dependent flavin oxidoreductase — MPLPTVLQNLPLPVIGSPLFIISNPKLVIEQCKAGVVGSMPALNARPASQLDEWLAEITETLAAHDRAHPDRPAAPFAINQIVHKSNDRLEQDLALCVKYKVPVIITSLGARPEVNQAVHSYGGVVLHDIINNTFARKAIEKGADGLIAVAAGAGGHAGTTSPFALVQEIREWFDGPLALSGAIASGRSVLAAQAMGADFAYVGSAFIATEEARAAEGYKQMITESSSQDIVYSNLFTGVHGNYLRGSIVNAGLDPDKLPESDPSAMNFGGENAKKAWKDIWGCGQGIGTIKQVVPARELVERLRSEYLAAKQQLCAA, encoded by the coding sequence GTGCCCTTGCCTACCGTCCTGCAGAACCTGCCGCTGCCCGTCATCGGCTCGCCGCTGTTCATCATCAGCAATCCCAAGCTCGTGATCGAGCAGTGCAAGGCCGGCGTGGTCGGCTCGATGCCGGCGCTCAATGCCCGGCCCGCGTCGCAGCTCGACGAGTGGCTGGCCGAGATCACCGAGACGCTGGCGGCCCACGACCGGGCGCATCCGGACCGCCCGGCCGCTCCTTTCGCGATCAACCAGATCGTGCACAAGTCCAATGACCGGCTGGAGCAGGACCTGGCGCTTTGCGTGAAGTACAAGGTGCCAGTCATCATCACCTCGCTCGGCGCACGGCCCGAGGTGAACCAGGCGGTGCACAGCTACGGCGGCGTGGTGTTGCACGACATCATCAACAATACCTTCGCGCGCAAGGCCATCGAGAAGGGCGCCGACGGCCTGATCGCGGTGGCGGCCGGTGCCGGCGGGCATGCGGGCACCACCAGCCCCTTCGCGCTGGTGCAGGAAATCCGCGAGTGGTTCGACGGCCCGCTGGCGCTGTCCGGCGCCATCGCCAGCGGCCGCTCGGTGCTGGCGGCACAGGCCATGGGGGCGGACTTCGCCTACGTGGGCTCGGCTTTCATCGCCACCGAGGAGGCGCGCGCCGCCGAGGGCTACAAGCAGATGATCACCGAGAGCAGCAGCCAGGACATCGTCTACTCCAACCTCTTCACCGGCGTGCACGGCAACTACCTGCGGGGGTCCATCGTCAACGCGGGCCTCGACCCGGACAAGCTGCCCGAGAGCGACCCGAGCGCGATGAACTTCGGCGGCGAAAACGCCAAGAAGGCCTGGAAGGACATCTGGGGCTGCGGGCAGGGCATCGGCACCATCAAGCAGGTCGTGCCGGCCCGCGAACTGGTGGAGCGCCTGCGCTCCGAATACCTGGCGGCCAAGCAGCAACTCTGCGCGGCTTGA
- a CDS encoding acyl-CoA dehydrogenase, which produces MTYQAPVKDMLFCMQELAGLEDVAKLPGFEDAGLETAQAVLEECARFNEGVVAPLNFEGDKNPGGWKNGEVSTAPGFKEAFKQFGEGGWQGLQHPAEFDGQGLPKTIGAACVEILNSANLSFALCPLLTDGAIEALLTAGTPEQQKLYLPRMISGEWTGTMNLTEPQAGSDLALVRSKAVPQGDGSWRISGQKIFITFGEHDMADNIVHLVLARTPNAPEGVKGISLFLVPKFLVNADGSLGKRNDVYCASIEHKMGIKASPTAVLVYGDDKGEVGPGAIGYLVGEENRGLEYMFIMMNAARFAVGVQGIAVAERAYQKAVQYARERVQSRPVDGSLPGSAPIIHHPDVKRMLMTMRASNEGCRAMAIVAASAYDVAHHHPDAEVRKQNQAFYEFLVPLVKGYSTEMSLEVTSLGVQVHGGMGFIEETGAAQYYRDAKILTIYEGTTAIQANDLVGRKTARDGGQTAKAVARLIEATEAELAKRDSADAHATLKRLRAAREAFVQVVEFVAANTKAKPNAVFAGSVPYLMLAGNLVAGWQLARALLVAEERLAAGQDAAFMQAKIATARFYAEHLLARVPGQRDSIIEGADSVTALALEAF; this is translated from the coding sequence ATGACTTACCAAGCCCCCGTCAAGGACATGCTGTTCTGCATGCAGGAGCTGGCCGGCCTCGAAGATGTGGCCAAGCTGCCGGGTTTCGAGGACGCCGGCCTGGAAACGGCCCAGGCGGTGCTCGAAGAATGCGCCCGTTTCAACGAAGGGGTGGTGGCGCCGCTGAACTTCGAGGGCGACAAGAACCCGGGCGGCTGGAAGAACGGCGAGGTGAGCACGGCGCCGGGCTTCAAGGAGGCTTTCAAGCAGTTCGGCGAAGGCGGTTGGCAGGGCCTGCAGCATCCGGCGGAGTTCGACGGCCAGGGCCTGCCCAAGACCATCGGCGCCGCCTGCGTCGAGATCCTCAACAGTGCCAACCTCAGCTTCGCGCTGTGCCCGCTGCTGACCGACGGTGCCATCGAGGCGCTGCTGACCGCCGGCACCCCGGAGCAGCAGAAGCTCTACCTGCCGCGCATGATCTCCGGCGAGTGGACCGGCACGATGAACCTGACCGAGCCGCAGGCCGGCTCCGACCTGGCGCTGGTGCGCAGCAAGGCGGTGCCGCAGGGCGATGGCAGCTGGCGCATCAGCGGCCAGAAGATCTTCATCACTTTCGGCGAGCATGACATGGCGGACAACATCGTCCACCTGGTGCTGGCCCGCACGCCGAACGCGCCCGAGGGCGTGAAGGGCATCTCGCTGTTCTTGGTGCCGAAGTTCCTGGTCAACGCCGACGGCTCGCTGGGCAAGCGCAACGACGTGTACTGCGCGTCGATCGAACACAAGATGGGCATCAAGGCCAGCCCGACCGCGGTGCTGGTCTACGGCGACGACAAGGGCGAGGTCGGCCCTGGTGCCATCGGCTACCTGGTGGGCGAGGAGAACCGCGGCCTGGAGTACATGTTCATCATGATGAACGCGGCCCGCTTCGCGGTGGGCGTGCAGGGCATTGCGGTGGCCGAGCGGGCTTACCAGAAGGCGGTGCAGTACGCGCGCGAGCGGGTGCAGTCGCGGCCGGTGGACGGCTCGCTGCCCGGCTCGGCGCCCATCATCCACCACCCGGACGTCAAGCGCATGCTGATGACCATGCGCGCGAGCAACGAGGGCTGCCGCGCCATGGCCATCGTGGCTGCGTCGGCCTATGACGTGGCGCACCACCATCCGGATGCCGAGGTGCGCAAGCAGAACCAGGCCTTCTACGAGTTCCTGGTGCCGCTGGTGAAGGGCTACAGCACCGAGATGAGCCTGGAGGTGACCAGCCTCGGCGTGCAGGTGCACGGCGGCATGGGCTTCATCGAGGAAACCGGTGCGGCGCAGTACTACCGCGATGCCAAGATCCTGACCATCTACGAGGGCACCACCGCCATCCAGGCCAATGACCTGGTCGGCCGCAAGACCGCCCGCGACGGCGGACAGACCGCCAAGGCGGTGGCGCGCCTGATCGAGGCCACCGAGGCCGAGCTGGCAAAGCGCGACAGCGCCGATGCGCACGCCACGCTCAAGCGGCTGCGCGCGGCCCGCGAGGCTTTCGTGCAGGTGGTGGAATTCGTCGCCGCCAACACCAAGGCCAAGCCCAATGCGGTGTTCGCCGGCAGCGTGCCCTACCTGATGCTGGCCGGCAATCTGGTGGCTGGCTGGCAACTGGCGCGTGCCCTGCTGGTGGCCGAGGAGCGGCTTGCGGCCGGCCAGGACGCCGCCTTCATGCAGGCCAAGATCGCCACCGCGCGCTTCTATGCCGAGCACCTGCTGGCTCGCGTGCCGGGCCAGCGCGACAGCATCATTGAAGGCGCGGACAGCGTCACCGCGCTCGCGCTGGAGGCGTTCTGA